One segment of Candidatus Omnitrophota bacterium DNA contains the following:
- a CDS encoding polysaccharide biosynthesis tyrosine autokinase: MIPPAEVKVLGIKDYWEIFLKRKWLVVSFILITVSLVAFYDFTQPKKYRAEMTMHIEKQNPQIMSEKGGYAYQGEVRDREYYYSQYGLLKSLSLAERVIDKLDLANDPEIGGKRNPARVLLSWVDVKPERMSNLVIITVTGRDRLKITSIANTWAREFIYQDIERRTGIAKYGVSWLEGQLEEALKKIQQSDKELNNFVRKNKIVNIPDMEKEYDKSILRDLEKQKSDLENEVASLSKKYKGKHPEILALNEELNTVILTIKSETEKFMAIQDISAEYRILKRRVDSNKSIYENLLQRAKELDVSKELSISNIRIVDEADVPLSPVWPRPKRDIILALAMSIFLSLSFCFFLEYTDSTLKTSDDVEFYAKLPFLGAINLAKEEQTREKLNLLSHTQPFSIVAENFKNLRTALIFSFPEDKPLRTIVIGSTIPQEGKSFTSANLAIAFAQTGDSTLLIDADMRKGHLAKSFSPSSEIGLSSLLAGVASLEEVIVSTDVPNLDFIGCGHYTPNPTELLGSATLKDILREVEKKYKRVIIDSTPVLSVSEAILLADKCDGLVFVIRAGVTPLKHIAEARKILGNKTKIIGAVLNGIEQSKGGYYFYHYSYSPETKK, translated from the coding sequence ATGATACCACCCGCAGAAGTAAAAGTGTTAGGCATTAAGGATTATTGGGAAATTTTTTTGAAGCGTAAATGGTTAGTTGTGTCTTTTATCTTGATAACCGTAAGCCTAGTTGCTTTTTATGATTTCACTCAACCTAAAAAATATCGGGCAGAGATGACAATGCATATTGAAAAGCAAAACCCGCAGATTATGTCTGAAAAGGGTGGGTATGCTTATCAGGGCGAAGTCAGAGATAGAGAGTATTATTATAGCCAGTATGGTTTGTTGAAATCACTTTCTTTGGCTGAACGGGTTATTGATAAGTTGGATCTTGCTAATGATCCTGAAATTGGCGGGAAGAGAAATCCGGCTAGAGTTCTTTTGTCTTGGGTTGATGTTAAGCCTGAGCGGATGAGCAATTTAGTTATCATTACGGTTACCGGTAGGGACCGTTTAAAAATAACCAGTATCGCTAACACTTGGGCTAGGGAATTTATTTATCAGGATATAGAAAGAAGGACTGGGATTGCCAAATATGGTGTTTCTTGGTTGGAAGGACAGCTTGAAGAAGCATTAAAGAAAATACAACAATCGGACAAAGAGTTAAATAATTTTGTTCGTAAAAATAAGATCGTTAATATTCCAGACATGGAGAAAGAGTATGATAAAAGTATTTTGCGTGACCTCGAAAAACAAAAATCTGACTTGGAAAATGAAGTGGCTTCCTTATCTAAGAAATACAAAGGAAAACATCCTGAAATACTTGCTTTGAATGAGGAGCTAAATACGGTTATTTTAACGATTAAAAGTGAGACTGAAAAATTCATGGCCATTCAAGATATTTCGGCTGAGTACAGAATTCTTAAACGAAGAGTAGATTCGAATAAATCGATATATGAAAACCTTCTGCAGCGGGCTAAGGAATTAGATGTTTCTAAAGAACTTTCTATTTCTAATATACGCATAGTTGATGAAGCTGATGTTCCTTTGTCTCCGGTTTGGCCTCGGCCGAAGCGGGATATCATTCTAGCTTTAGCGATGAGCATTTTTCTAAGCTTATCTTTTTGTTTTTTTCTAGAATATACCGATTCTACCTTGAAGACATCGGACGATGTAGAATTTTACGCTAAGCTCCCCTTTCTTGGAGCAATCAACTTGGCAAAGGAAGAGCAAACCCGAGAAAAACTAAATTTATTGTCTCACACCCAGCCTTTTTCTATAGTTGCTGAAAACTTTAAGAATTTAAGAACAGCCTTAATTTTTTCTTTTCCGGAGGATAAGCCTCTACGAACTATAGTCATTGGTAGTACTATTCCGCAGGAGGGAAAAAGTTTTACTTCTGCTAATTTAGCAATAGCTTTTGCACAAACCGGCGACTCAACTTTACTTATCGATGCTGATATGCGCAAGGGGCACTTAGCGAAATCTTTTAGTCCTTCTTCCGAAATTGGCTTAAGTAGCCTGCTGGCTGGCGTAGCTTCTTTAGAGGAAGTAATAGTGTCAACTGATGTCCCGAATCTTGATTTTATTGGTTGTGGTCATTACACGCCTAACCCCACAGAGCTTTTGGGCTCAGCCACTTTAAAAGATATATTGCGCGAGGTAGAGAAAAAGTATAAAAGAGTTATTATTGATTCCACCCCGGTTTTGAGTGTATCTGAGGCTATTCTTTTAGCGGATAAATGCGATGGGTTAGTTTTTGTGATTCGAGCCGGAGTTACTCCACTTAAGCATATAGCTGAAGCTAGGAAAATATTAGGCAATAAAACAAAAATTATCGGCGCTGTTTTGAATGGTATTGAGCAAAGTAAGGGTGGTTACTATTTTTATCATTATTCTTACTCCCCGGAAACTAAAAAATGA
- a CDS encoding outer membrane beta-barrel protein encodes MQYQQRTLLLRVIIIAAVCLIGVGSVGAYAETEPDQNSFDVLVQEAQGGRLSAIRKFLDNLTPYVELKTTINDNIFLTTEDIEGDFVTEISPGVRYGDLSSQKKTNIFVDTGILVKQYAEHDEHNVENPYFSFLVSHGLGMFALTLDYRFIKEQATLTDLSLTTDEGFVDYLEHYPKLSLDVNWNRFRWEMAYLHRDKAYEEGDFRTTHSYKADTVSFTGSLRIASKTYAFLEYDHEWKDFYKGGSVDRDRDEYWIGVRGDIFSKIKGLIKFGYEEGHYPEEHVSSNAVNINLDYLLSRRFILNVNAEQGVGASSISTDELDSYSNFGFGFRYFPPFNRKLKLISNVSFNFDEYESGRQDKQYNILLSSEYTLTKQLKIIGNYEFEKIGSDSTLAEHDNNIVSLKLSMDF; translated from the coding sequence ATGCAATATCAGCAGAGAACTTTGTTATTAAGAGTGATAATTATAGCTGCTGTCTGTTTGATTGGGGTGGGGTCAGTTGGAGCCTACGCCGAGACCGAGCCGGATCAGAATAGCTTTGATGTCTTGGTTCAGGAAGCTCAGGGGGGAAGACTTAGCGCAATAAGAAAATTTTTAGACAATCTTACTCCTTACGTTGAGCTTAAAACGACTATTAACGATAATATTTTTCTTACCACTGAAGATATTGAGGGAGATTTTGTTACTGAGATTAGCCCGGGGGTAAGATATGGAGATCTAAGCAGTCAGAAAAAAACTAATATTTTTGTTGATACCGGGATTTTGGTTAAACAATATGCTGAACATGACGAGCATAACGTTGAAAATCCCTATTTTAGTTTTTTGGTTAGCCATGGCCTGGGTATGTTTGCTTTAACTCTAGACTATCGATTCATAAAGGAACAGGCTACTTTGACCGACTTGAGCCTTACTACTGACGAAGGGTTTGTGGATTATTTAGAGCATTATCCAAAACTAAGCCTGGATGTAAATTGGAATCGGTTTCGTTGGGAGATGGCCTATCTACATCGCGATAAGGCCTACGAAGAAGGCGATTTTCGAACAACTCATAGCTATAAAGCCGATACAGTTAGTTTTACTGGGTCTTTAAGGATTGCTTCTAAAACCTATGCTTTTTTGGAGTACGATCATGAATGGAAAGATTTCTATAAAGGTGGGAGTGTAGACCGGGATCGCGATGAATATTGGATCGGAGTAAGAGGGGATATATTTTCAAAGATTAAGGGGCTAATAAAATTTGGTTATGAGGAAGGGCACTATCCAGAAGAGCACGTATCTTCCAATGCTGTGAATATAAATTTAGATTATTTACTTTCTCGAAGATTCATTCTTAATGTTAACGCTGAACAGGGAGTGGGAGCGTCTTCTATTAGCACTGATGAGCTAGATTCTTATTCTAACTTCGGTTTCGGGTTTCGATACTTTCCGCCGTTTAACCGAAAGCTAAAATTAATATCTAACGTCTCTTTTAATTTTGATGAATATGAATCTGGGAGACAAGATAAACAATACAATATTTTGTTAAGCTCAGAGTACACTTTAACAAAACAGCTAAAAATAATCGGTAATTATGAATTTGAAAAAATAGGTTCAGACTCAACCTTGGCTGAGCATGATAATAATATAGTGTCTTTAAAGCTATCAATGGATTTTTAA
- a CDS encoding PilZ domain-containing protein, with protein MKSLFFSRLASKFFKKRNRNFARIRVHCLLKYKSIDGQSKLSFARDISAGGVLFHAKENIPVNNIVEIEINFPPRVDSIKVVAKVLRSRALKKMGGYDLATEFVNIDEKAKEFINNSIVNSYKARGKNIREGERH; from the coding sequence ATGAAGTCGCTGTTTTTTTCAAGATTGGCCAGTAAATTTTTTAAGAAGAGAAATAGAAATTTTGCTAGGATTCGAGTGCACTGTTTATTGAAATATAAAAGCATTGATGGCCAGTCAAAGTTGTCTTTTGCCAGAGATATAAGTGCTGGCGGGGTTCTCTTCCATGCCAAGGAAAATATTCCGGTTAACAACATAGTAGAAATAGAGATAAATTTTCCGCCACGGGTTGATTCAATTAAAGTCGTGGCTAAAGTTTTAAGAAGCAGGGCTTTGAAGAAAATGGGTGGATATGATCTTGCAACCGAATTTGTCAATATTGATGAGAAGGCGAAAGAGTTTATTAATAATAGCATTGTAAATAGTTATAAGGCTCGAGGCAAGAATATTAGAGAGGGAGAAAGGCATTAA